The following coding sequences lie in one Lolium perenne isolate Kyuss_39 chromosome 2, Kyuss_2.0, whole genome shotgun sequence genomic window:
- the LOC127321848 gene encoding probable long-chain-alcohol O-fatty-acyltransferase 5, producing MAGGDLRSLALVSAVVTVAMCYVRLAARRLRPGLPRLAAFFPVLAILPFLPLAFRAVQLRIISGFFLAWLAEFKLLLLANGQAPLHPSLPLPTFVAVASGPIRLRTDKPAQTSPWGLGLVSSAVMAALLAVVVSLYRYKERMNHYLLLCMYSSHIYLTLELVLAFMAAAARTVLGLDLEAQFDRPYLSSSLRDYWGRRWNLSVPAVLRPCVYRPVRTWLGSAPAGVLAAFLVSGLMHELMICYITLRPPTGEATVLFVLHGACAVAETWWARHDKWWRPPRLAATPLAMAFVSTTAFWLFFPPIMRHGADKVIIAECEAAVTFLRDVGAGAAGSVRSVWTGSS from the coding sequence ATGGCCGGCGGTGACCTGCGCAGCCTGGCGTTGGTCTCCGCCGTGGTCACTGTGGCCATGTGTTACGTCCGCTTGGCAGCGCGGCGCCTCCGCCCGGGCCTTCCCCGCCTCGCCGCCTTCTTCCCGGTGCTTGCCATCCTCCCGTTCCTCCCCCTCGCCTTCCGCGCCGTCCAACTGCGCATCATCTCCGGCTTCTTCCTGGCCTGGCTCGCCGAGTtcaagctcctcctcctcgccaacGGCCAGGCCCCCCTTCACCCGTCCCTCCCGCTCCCCACCTTCGTCGCAGTCGCCTCCGGCCCCATCCGACTCCGCACCGACAAGCCCGCCCAAACCTCGCCGTGGGGCCTCGGCCTCGTCTCCTCCGCCGTCATGGCCGCGCTGCTCGCGGTCGTCGTGTCGCTGTACCGCTACAAGGAGCGGATGAACCATTATCTCCTGCTTTGCATGTACTCGTCCCACATCTACCTCACCCTGGAGCTCGTGCTGGCgttcatggcggcggcggcgcgcaccGTGCTGGGCCTTGATCTGGAGGCGCAGTTCGACCGGCCTTACCTCTCCTCGTCGCTGCGTGACTACTGGGGCCGGCGGTGGAACCTGTCGGTgcccgccgtgctccggccatgCGTGTACCGCCCCGTGCGCACGTGGCTCGGCAGCGCGCCCGCGGGGGTGCTCGCGGCGTTCCTCGTCTCCGGGCTGATGCACGAACTCATGATCTGCTACATAACGCTGCGGCCGCCCACCGGTGAAGCCACCGTGCTGTTCGTGCTGCACGGGGCGTGCGCGGTGGCGGAGACGTGGTGGGCGAGGCACGACAAGTGGTGGCGCCCGCCGCGGCTGGCGGCGACCCCGCTTGCGATGGCGTTCGTGAGCACGACGGCGTTCTGGCTCTTCTTCCCGCCCATCATGAGGCACGGGGCCGACAAGGTGATCATCGCCGAGTGCGAGGCGGCGGTCACGTTCCTGCGGGACGTCGGGGCCGGggccgccggctccgtccgctcgGTCTGGACCGGCAGCTCGTAG